The Bacillus sp. FJAT-27916 genomic interval ATTCGCTGTCGCTATGGGAAAAGCAGGCCATGCCATCATGCTGAAATGTGACACGCTTGAGTATCAATATGCGCCAGTAGAGCTTGATGGATATACCATCGTCATCACAAACACCAATAAACGCCGTGGTCTCGCTGATTCGAAATATAACGAGAGAAGGGCTGAATGTGAGAGTGGATTGGCTGTTTTGCAGCAATCCATGCCTGAGATCAAAACATTGGGCGATGTCAGCTACGATAATTGGCAGTTGTATAAGGATACAATCAAGGAGGAGGTTGTACAAAAACGTGTTGATCATGTTATCTGCGAGAATACCCGTGTGCTAAGAGCAGCAGAAGCATTAAAAAACCATGATGTAGCTTTGTTTGGCAAGCTGATGAAGCAGTCTCATGAATCATTGCGTGATTTGTTCGAGGTTACAGGTACGGAGCTGGATGTAATGTATGAGGAAGCATGCAAGGTAGATGGCTGTATTGGTACTAGGATGACAGGGGCCGGCTTCGGAGGATGCAATGTCAGCGTCGTCAAGAATGAAGCGGTGGCTCGATTCCAGGAGGAAGTTGCGAAGCATTATGAAGAAAGAACAGGGTTAGTACCTGAGTTCTATCTTTGCGATATCGGGGATGGTGCAAAGGAGATCTAAAAAGAAAGAATGATGCAGGAAGGTCGTTTTGG includes:
- a CDS encoding galactokinase, encoding MMEKQHLLQEFYKRFGRIGEGARVFFTPGRVNLIGEYTDFNGGHVFPASLSVGTWAVARLRKDGVYHFQSTNFDTTAQTAVDSIVYKKEDDWANYPKGVLVELLELAGDEEARYTGADIMFHGNIPNGAGLSSSASIEVLTGLALSELAGCQVDKVELAKLSQRAENKFVGVNCGIMDQFAVAMGKAGHAIMLKCDTLEYQYAPVELDGYTIVITNTNKRRGLADSKYNERRAECESGLAVLQQSMPEIKTLGDVSYDNWQLYKDTIKEEVVQKRVDHVICENTRVLRAAEALKNHDVALFGKLMKQSHESLRDLFEVTGTELDVMYEEACKVDGCIGTRMTGAGFGGCNVSVVKNEAVARFQEEVAKHYEERTGLVPEFYLCDIGDGAKEI